In one Sphingomonas sanguinis genomic region, the following are encoded:
- the lipB gene encoding lipoyl(octanoyl) transferase LipB yields the protein MSHIEWPDIEWRISPGLTPYDQSLAEMEARAAAVAAGEARELVWLLEHPPVYTAGTSADPVELVDPRFPVFQTGRGGKYTYHGPGQRTGYLILDLGKRGRDVRHFVHTLEDWLIAALGRLGVNAFRAEGRVGIWTRDGGTEAKVGAIGVRVRRWVTLHGFAINVAPDLSHFGGIVPCGLPEFPVTSLFALNGVKSLETFDEALAFSFSAFLKTLASD from the coding sequence ATGTCCCATATAGAATGGCCCGATATCGAATGGCGGATCAGTCCGGGCCTGACCCCCTATGACCAGTCGCTCGCCGAAATGGAGGCGCGCGCCGCCGCGGTCGCGGCGGGGGAGGCGCGCGAGCTTGTCTGGCTGCTCGAACATCCGCCCGTCTATACCGCCGGGACCAGCGCCGATCCGGTCGAGCTGGTCGACCCGCGCTTCCCCGTGTTCCAGACCGGGCGCGGCGGCAAATATACCTATCACGGCCCCGGCCAGCGCACCGGCTATCTGATCCTCGACCTGGGCAAGCGCGGGCGCGACGTGCGGCATTTCGTCCATACGCTGGAGGACTGGCTGATCGCCGCGCTCGGGCGATTGGGCGTCAATGCGTTCCGTGCCGAGGGCCGCGTCGGCATCTGGACCCGCGACGGCGGGACCGAGGCGAAAGTGGGCGCAATCGGCGTCCGGGTGCGCCGCTGGGTGACGCTGCACGGCTTTGCGATCAACGTCGCGCCGGACCTTTCGCATTTCGGCGGGATCGTTCCCTGCGGCCTGCCCGAGTTCCCGGTGACCAGCCTTTTTGCGTTAAACGGCGTCAAGTCGTTGGAAACCTTTGACGAGGCGCTTGCGTTCAGCTTTTCGGCTTTCCTCAAGACCCTTGCATCGGACTGA
- a CDS encoding ABC-F family ATP-binding cassette domain-containing protein, with protein MLNLNGITVRLGGRTILDGASAALPPGSRVGLIGRNGAGKSTLVRVIAGQLEADDGACEMPKGAKLGYIAQEAPDGTATPFETVLAADIERAELMERSETESDPEKLGDIYERLIAIDAYTAPARASSILQGLGFDEAMQGRPLSSYSGGWKMRVALAALLFSAPDVLLLDEPSNHLDLEAVMWLEDFLKSYRATILLVSHERDFLNNVVDHILHLQGGKVTLYPGGYDSFERQRAERMAQLAAAKANQDAQRAKLQDYIARNSARASTAKQAQSRAKMLSKMQPIAEMANDPSLSFDFPDPDQLRPPLITLDLASVGYAETPILKRLNLRIDPDDRIALLGRNGNGKTTLARLLAAQLTPMEGDMNSSGKMRVGYFTQYQVEELDTDDTALEHMTRIMRGASPAAVRAQLGRFGFSGDKATTKVGKLSGGERARLALALITRDAPHMLILDEPTNHLDVDAREALVQALNMYKGTVVLVSHDRHMLEMTADRLVLVDNGTAKEFDGSLDDYIAFVLKGDAGQGDAASKADRAANKKASAEQRERFNAMKKTLRGIEDEMAKLTRERDALDKAMNDPASAEPRHAKLSMGELNKRRAEVVDKLAEAETRWMEAGEAMEAA; from the coding sequence ATGCTCAATCTGAATGGCATCACCGTGCGCCTGGGCGGCCGCACGATCCTCGACGGTGCATCCGCCGCACTCCCTCCCGGCAGCCGCGTCGGCCTGATCGGTCGTAACGGCGCGGGCAAGTCGACGCTCGTCCGCGTGATCGCGGGCCAGCTGGAAGCCGATGACGGCGCGTGCGAAATGCCCAAGGGCGCCAAGCTCGGTTATATCGCGCAGGAAGCCCCCGACGGCACCGCGACCCCGTTCGAAACGGTGCTAGCCGCCGACATCGAGCGCGCCGAACTGATGGAGCGCAGCGAGACCGAGAGCGACCCGGAAAAGCTGGGCGATATCTATGAGCGGCTGATCGCGATCGACGCCTATACCGCGCCCGCGCGTGCCTCCAGCATCCTTCAGGGCCTGGGCTTCGACGAGGCGATGCAGGGACGCCCGCTGTCCAGCTATTCGGGCGGGTGGAAGATGCGCGTCGCGCTCGCCGCGCTGCTGTTCTCCGCCCCCGACGTGCTGCTGCTCGACGAACCGTCGAACCACCTCGACCTCGAAGCGGTGATGTGGCTGGAGGATTTCCTCAAATCCTATCGCGCGACGATCCTGTTGGTCAGCCATGAACGCGACTTCCTGAACAATGTCGTCGACCACATCCTGCACCTGCAGGGCGGCAAGGTGACGCTCTATCCGGGCGGATACGACTCGTTCGAGCGCCAACGTGCCGAGCGGATGGCGCAGCTTGCCGCCGCCAAGGCGAATCAGGACGCGCAGCGCGCCAAGCTGCAGGATTATATCGCCCGCAACTCGGCCCGCGCCTCGACCGCCAAGCAGGCGCAGAGCCGCGCCAAGATGCTGTCCAAGATGCAGCCGATCGCCGAGATGGCGAACGATCCGTCGCTGTCCTTCGACTTCCCCGATCCCGACCAGCTTCGCCCGCCGCTCATCACGCTGGACCTGGCGAGCGTGGGCTATGCCGAGACGCCGATCCTGAAGCGGCTGAACCTGCGCATCGACCCGGATGACCGGATCGCGCTCTTGGGCCGCAACGGCAACGGCAAGACGACGCTCGCCCGCCTGCTCGCGGCGCAATTGACGCCGATGGAAGGCGACATGAATTCGAGCGGAAAGATGCGGGTCGGCTATTTCACCCAGTATCAGGTCGAGGAGCTCGACACCGACGACACAGCCTTGGAGCATATGACCCGCATCATGCGCGGCGCGAGCCCGGCGGCGGTGCGCGCGCAGTTGGGCCGTTTCGGCTTTTCGGGCGACAAGGCGACGACCAAGGTCGGCAAGCTGTCGGGCGGCGAGCGAGCGCGCCTTGCGCTGGCGCTGATCACCCGCGACGCGCCGCACATGCTGATCCTCGACGAGCCGACCAACCACCTGGACGTGGACGCACGCGAGGCGCTGGTCCAGGCTCTCAACATGTACAAGGGCACTGTCGTTCTGGTCAGCCACGATCGCCACATGCTGGAGATGACGGCGGACCGGCTGGTGCTGGTCGACAATGGCACCGCGAAGGAATTCGACGGGTCGCTCGACGATTATATCGCCTTCGTGCTGAAGGGCGATGCGGGCCAGGGCGACGCCGCGTCCAAGGCGGACCGGGCGGCAAACAAAAAGGCCTCGGCCGAGCAGCGCGAACGCTTCAATGCGATGAAGAAGACGCTGCGCGGCATTGAGGACGAGATGGCCAAGCTGACCCGCGAGCGCGACGCGCTGGACAAGGCGATGAACGATCCGGCCTCCGCCGAACCGCGCCATGCCAAGCTGTCGATGGGCGAGCTGAACAAGCGCCGGGCCGAAGTGGTCGACAAGCTGGCCGAGGCGGAAACGCGCTGGATGGAAGCCGGGGAGGCGATGGAGGCGGCGTAA
- a CDS encoding DUF3297 family protein, with protein MTDTVPDRLSTNPDSPYFDQDLLSRGVGIRFKGNERRDVEEYCISEGWIRVALGKKVDRHGRPLTLKLNGEVEAWIENPADGAEEGSEEAEA; from the coding sequence ATGACCGATACCGTTCCCGATCGCCTGTCCACCAACCCGGACAGCCCCTATTTCGACCAGGACCTCCTCTCGCGTGGGGTCGGCATCCGCTTCAAGGGCAATGAACGCCGCGACGTCGAGGAATATTGCATTTCCGAAGGCTGGATCCGCGTCGCGCTGGGCAAAAAGGTCGACCGCCATGGCCGCCCGCTGACCCTGAAGCTCAATGGCGAGGTCGAGGCCTGGATCGAGAATCCGGCCGATGGTGCCGAAGAGGGTTCGGAAGAAGCCGAAGCCTGA
- a CDS encoding EVE domain-containing protein, producing the protein MAYWLLKSEADSYGWDDLVRDGRTEWDGVRNAAAAGHLRAMQPGDSALFYHSGKDKAAVGIATITRTAKPDGDDGRWVSVEIAPDRPLPRPVTLAAMKAEGKLAALSMLRQSRLSVSPVGEAEWAVLMAMAGL; encoded by the coding sequence ATGGCCTATTGGCTGCTCAAGTCGGAGGCGGACAGCTATGGCTGGGACGATCTGGTCCGCGACGGGCGGACCGAATGGGACGGCGTGCGCAATGCCGCCGCCGCCGGGCATTTGCGGGCGATGCAGCCGGGCGACTCGGCGCTTTTCTATCATAGCGGCAAGGACAAGGCGGCGGTCGGCATCGCGACCATCACCCGCACCGCGAAACCCGATGGCGATGACGGACGCTGGGTCTCGGTGGAGATCGCACCCGACCGCCCGCTCCCCCGCCCCGTCACGCTGGCGGCGATGAAGGCGGAAGGAAAGCTCGCCGCCCTGTCGATGCTGCGTCAGTCGCGACTGTCCGTATCGCCGGTGGGCGAGGCCGAATGGGCCGTGCTGATGGCGATGGCGGGACTGTAA
- a CDS encoding shikimate 5-dehydrogenase, translated as MTTKPPIGRDTRLCMSLSARPGNFGSRFHNRLYELTGLDYVYKSFSTTDLAGAVGGIRALNIRGCAISMPFKEAVIPLLDGLAGSAAAIDSVNTIVNDDGRLTGYNTDYAAVVELIADIDPATPFVLRGSGGMAKAVAAALRDAGFANGTIVARNEALGRELAALYGFGWSSELDEGAPLLINVTPIGMTGGNEDQLAFPEVMIERADIAFDVVQYPPETRFLAAARGMGKRVITGTQVATIQALEQFVLYTGVRPTPEQVRDAADYAYRMG; from the coding sequence ATGACCACCAAGCCCCCCATCGGTCGCGATACGCGGCTATGCATGTCGCTATCGGCCCGGCCCGGCAATTTCGGATCGCGCTTCCACAACCGGCTCTACGAGCTGACCGGGCTGGATTATGTCTACAAGTCGTTCAGCACGACCGATCTGGCCGGAGCGGTGGGCGGTATCCGGGCGCTCAACATTCGCGGTTGCGCCATTTCGATGCCGTTCAAGGAGGCGGTCATCCCGTTGCTCGACGGGCTGGCCGGATCGGCGGCGGCGATCGACAGCGTGAACACCATCGTCAACGATGACGGGCGATTGACCGGCTACAACACCGACTATGCCGCCGTGGTCGAACTGATCGCGGATATCGATCCTGCCACGCCCTTCGTCCTGCGCGGATCGGGCGGCATGGCCAAGGCCGTCGCGGCGGCGTTGCGCGATGCAGGGTTTGCCAACGGCACCATCGTTGCGCGGAACGAGGCGCTGGGACGTGAACTGGCCGCGCTCTATGGCTTCGGCTGGTCGTCGGAACTGGACGAGGGCGCGCCGCTGCTCATCAACGTCACGCCGATCGGCATGACCGGGGGCAATGAGGACCAGCTCGCCTTCCCGGAGGTGATGATCGAACGCGCCGACATCGCCTTCGACGTGGTGCAATATCCGCCCGAAACGCGCTTCCTGGCGGCGGCGCGGGGCATGGGCAAGCGGGTAATTACCGGCACCCAGGTCGCGACGATCCAGGCGCTGGAGCAGTTCGTGCTTTACACCGGCGTCCGTCCGACGCCCGAACAGGTGCGCGACGCGGCGGATTACGCCTATCGCATGGGCTGA
- a CDS encoding NAD(P)H-dependent flavin oxidoreductase codes for MGVLAGLNLDLPILQAPMAGVSTPAMAAAVNAAGGLGAIALGASDPSSAARMIAETRERTDRPFNVNLFVHAPPKPDPVREAAWCEALRLAFAAFDAEPPATLRAIYPSFAQDDAMLALLVEVKPAVVSFHFGLPDQARIATLKQAGCLLLASVTSLAEAQAAERAGIDMLVAQGYEAGGHRGVFDPDATDDRLGTLALTRLLVMRTRLPVIAAGGVMDGAGVSAVIALGAVAAQLGTAFIACPESAADTAYRAALMGEAAAHTVMTRAISGRPARCLANRFTALGEGLTAAVPDYPIAYDAGKALHAAAMARGEGGYGAQWAGQGAPLARVMPAGELVRTIAGEMRG; via the coding sequence ATGGGCGTGTTGGCGGGTCTGAACCTCGATCTGCCTATCTTGCAAGCGCCGATGGCGGGGGTGTCGACTCCCGCCATGGCGGCGGCGGTGAATGCGGCCGGTGGCCTGGGCGCGATCGCGCTGGGCGCGAGCGACCCGTCCAGCGCCGCGCGGATGATCGCCGAAACGCGTGAGCGAACCGATCGGCCGTTCAACGTCAATCTCTTCGTCCATGCGCCGCCCAAGCCCGATCCGGTGCGGGAAGCGGCGTGGTGCGAGGCGCTTCGCCTCGCTTTCGCTGCGTTCGACGCCGAGCCGCCAGCGACGTTGCGGGCGATCTATCCCAGCTTTGCGCAGGACGATGCGATGCTGGCGCTGCTGGTCGAGGTGAAACCAGCGGTGGTCAGCTTTCACTTCGGCTTGCCGGATCAGGCCCGCATCGCGACCCTGAAACAGGCGGGATGCCTGTTGCTGGCCAGCGTCACCTCGCTGGCCGAGGCGCAGGCCGCCGAGCGTGCCGGGATCGATATGCTGGTCGCACAAGGCTATGAGGCGGGCGGGCATCGCGGGGTATTCGATCCCGATGCGACCGACGACCGGTTGGGGACGCTGGCGCTGACCCGATTGCTGGTGATGCGCACGCGGCTGCCGGTGATCGCGGCGGGCGGGGTGATGGACGGGGCGGGGGTGTCGGCTGTCATCGCGCTGGGCGCGGTCGCGGCGCAACTGGGGACGGCCTTCATCGCCTGTCCCGAGAGCGCGGCTGATACGGCGTACCGCGCGGCGCTGATGGGCGAGGCGGCGGCGCATACGGTGATGACCCGTGCGATCTCAGGGCGTCCGGCGCGGTGCTTGGCCAATCGCTTTACCGCGTTGGGGGAGGGGCTGACGGCGGCGGTACCCGATTATCCGATCGCTTACGATGCGGGGAAGGCGCTCCATGCCGCTGCCATGGCGCGGGGTGAGGGTGGATATGGCGCGCAATGGGCGGGGCAGGGGGCGCCCTTGGCTCGTGTCATGCCTGCCGGGGAGCTGGTTCGGACGATTGCGGGAGAGATGCGGGGATAG
- a CDS encoding c-type cytochrome — MDLKTNTIAGWVLGAAGTALGLSIVGGMIFHEERPEKMGYAIEGVEAEGAGGGAAEVPIASLLPAADAAKGAEVFKKCAACHTINQGGANGIGPNLYATMGEAIAQGKAGFAFSDALKAVGGKWDWDKMNAWLTSPRKFAPGTKMTFAGLSNPQDRANVILYLNQQGSNLPLPAAPAAKAEPAAGDAPANGADAAVNKVEEDPRADTGSIANTGTPAKGAPSVDPQAAVEGAKAPR; from the coding sequence ATGGACCTAAAGACCAATACGATCGCGGGATGGGTGCTGGGTGCGGCAGGCACGGCATTGGGCCTTTCGATCGTCGGCGGCATGATCTTCCACGAAGAACGCCCCGAAAAAATGGGCTATGCGATCGAGGGCGTAGAGGCCGAAGGTGCGGGCGGCGGTGCCGCCGAAGTGCCGATCGCCTCGTTGCTGCCGGCCGCCGACGCGGCCAAGGGCGCCGAAGTCTTCAAGAAATGTGCCGCGTGCCACACCATCAATCAGGGTGGCGCGAACGGCATCGGACCCAATCTCTATGCCACCATGGGCGAAGCGATTGCGCAGGGTAAGGCGGGCTTCGCCTTTTCCGACGCGCTGAAGGCAGTCGGCGGCAAATGGGACTGGGACAAGATGAACGCGTGGCTGACGTCGCCGCGCAAATTCGCCCCTGGCACCAAGATGACCTTTGCCGGGCTTTCCAATCCGCAGGACCGCGCCAACGTGATCCTGTACCTCAACCAGCAGGGATCGAACCTGCCGCTCCCGGCAGCTCCGGCGGCCAAGGCGGAACCGGCGGCGGGCGATGCGCCTGCGAACGGCGCTGACGCGGCGGTCAACAAGGTCGAGGAAGACCCCCGCGCCGACACCGGATCGATCGCCAATACCGGCACGCCCGCCAAGGGCGCGCCCTCGGTCGATCCGCAAGCCGCCGTCGAGGGGGCCAAGGCCCCGCGCTGA
- a CDS encoding prephenate dehydratase, which produces MENYAAPARPIVAGMTAAALAEPARAVAFQGAPGANSHVAATEVFPDGLPLPCFDFADALDAVKSGKADRAIIPIENSLHGRVADIHFLLPESGLVIVGEHFLSIRHALMATGGRDGLVEAMSHPQALGQCRHWLRAHGIRPIAYADTAGAAARVAEMADPRVAALAPPRAAELYGLNLLAEDISDADSNMTRFVVLARGGQPPVGDGPWMTSLIFEVKNIPAALYKAMGGFATNGVNMTKLESYQRGGSFAATEFYCDVVGRPGEAAFDRAIEELGFHSKWVRMLGTYAQARQRG; this is translated from the coding sequence ATGGAGAATTACGCCGCCCCCGCCCGCCCCATCGTCGCGGGCATGACCGCCGCCGCCCTGGCCGAGCCGGCCCGCGCCGTCGCCTTTCAGGGCGCGCCGGGCGCCAACAGCCATGTCGCCGCGACGGAGGTGTTTCCGGACGGCCTGCCGCTCCCCTGTTTCGACTTCGCCGACGCGCTGGACGCGGTGAAGAGCGGCAAGGCCGACCGCGCGATCATTCCCATCGAGAATTCTCTGCACGGGCGGGTGGCCGACATCCATTTCCTGCTGCCCGAATCCGGGCTGGTCATCGTGGGTGAGCATTTCCTGTCGATCCGCCACGCGCTGATGGCTACGGGCGGGCGCGACGGGCTGGTCGAGGCGATGAGCCATCCGCAGGCGCTGGGCCAGTGCCGCCACTGGCTGCGCGCACATGGCATCCGCCCGATCGCCTATGCCGATACGGCAGGCGCGGCGGCGCGGGTGGCGGAGATGGCCGACCCGCGCGTCGCCGCGCTCGCCCCGCCGCGCGCCGCCGAACTCTATGGCCTGAACCTGCTGGCCGAGGATATTTCGGACGCCGACAGCAACATGACCCGCTTCGTCGTGCTGGCGCGTGGCGGCCAGCCGCCGGTCGGCGACGGCCCGTGGATGACCAGCCTGATCTTCGAGGTGAAGAACATCCCCGCCGCGCTCTACAAGGCGATGGGCGGCTTCGCGACCAACGGCGTCAACATGACCAAGCTGGAAAGCTATCAGCGCGGCGGCAGCTTTGCCGCGACGGAATTCTATTGCGACGTGGTCGGGCGGCCGGGCGAAGCGGCGTTCGACCGCGCGATCGAGGAACTGGGCTTCCACAGCAAATGGGTGCGGATGCTGGGAACGTACGCCCAGGCGCGGCAACGGGGATGA
- the nudC gene encoding NAD(+) diphosphatase: MTVIGFTGGRLDRADPLRHDAAGFAAALADPAARLLVLNDYQPVMEGGQLGWTAVGPSASLTEHVLLGIEDGVPHFARLTGEPAVGRSVEMIAALHALEAGEAATYAAARSVLDWHARHGFCAKCGAATEPFRAGWGRHCPSCGTEHFPRVDPVVIMIAEHQGRALLGRQPAFPPGRYSALAGFLEPGESIEEAVARELFEEAGVRVNNVRYIASQPWPFPSSLMIACVAEAVDDRLTIDTTELEDAIWVSRDEVRAALAGDGSRFGVPPSYAIAHTLLEAWAK; encoded by the coding sequence GTGACGGTGATCGGTTTTACCGGCGGGCGGCTGGACCGCGCCGATCCGCTGCGACACGATGCGGCGGGGTTCGCGGCGGCGCTGGCCGATCCGGCGGCGCGATTGCTGGTCCTGAACGACTATCAGCCGGTCATGGAGGGCGGGCAGCTGGGCTGGACCGCCGTTGGACCCTCGGCATCTCTGACCGAGCATGTTCTGCTCGGCATCGAGGACGGCGTGCCGCATTTCGCCCGGTTGACCGGCGAACCGGCGGTGGGTCGCTCTGTCGAGATGATCGCTGCGCTTCACGCGCTGGAGGCGGGCGAGGCGGCGACCTATGCGGCGGCGCGCTCGGTGCTCGACTGGCATGCGCGGCACGGTTTCTGCGCGAAGTGTGGTGCCGCGACCGAACCGTTCCGTGCGGGCTGGGGGCGGCATTGCCCCTCTTGCGGCACCGAGCATTTCCCGCGCGTCGATCCGGTAGTCATCATGATCGCCGAGCATCAGGGCCGCGCGCTGCTGGGCCGCCAGCCCGCCTTTCCGCCGGGGCGTTATTCGGCGCTGGCAGGCTTTCTGGAACCGGGCGAATCGATCGAGGAAGCCGTCGCGCGCGAGCTGTTCGAGGAAGCGGGCGTGCGGGTGAACAATGTCCGCTACATCGCCAGCCAGCCCTGGCCCTTCCCGTCGTCGCTGATGATCGCCTGCGTGGCGGAGGCGGTGGACGATCGGCTGACCATCGACACGACCGAGCTGGAGGACGCAATCTGGGTTTCGCGCGACGAGGTACGCGCGGCGCTGGCCGGGGACGGATCGCGTTTCGGCGTGCCGCCGTCCTATGCGATCGCGCATACGCTGCTGGAGGCGTGGGCAAAGTAA
- a CDS encoding serine hydrolase domain-containing protein produces the protein MKRRVMMTGGAMLALLGAAAPAQVAQAPQTRGASALPATQALFDGYVKSGKMPGIVAAIGLQGRPPMFVAAGRTGIEPNAPAATPDSLWRVYSMTKPITAMAAMILIEEGKLKLDQPLSDIYPAYKQMRVLTNPQASLDSRPATNPITIRELMTHTAGLGYSFTAKGPLLKEYERLGLVPFAANAQVEAKVRPTRPATLQQFAERAARVPLVAEPGTRWSYSMGLDVLAAVVEKVSGMPFERFVQTRLFTPLKMTSSFWQVPASAAKRLVSNYTFLGDTLIPVDPAAGSVFRQAPSFPYGGAGLVMSARDYDRFLQMLQNEGQVDGVRVMKPGTVKLAMSNLLPPGVTFGGVGGATGGASGEAAMGFGAGGSVTLADMPGGPGKGTYGWGGAAGTIAYVDPTRHVRGVVMVNYFPADRYPLRQDLAKALYPDLGRMAK, from the coding sequence ATGAAGCGTCGAGTGATGATGACGGGCGGGGCGATGCTGGCCTTGCTGGGTGCCGCCGCCCCCGCGCAGGTGGCGCAGGCCCCGCAGACAAGGGGCGCAAGCGCGCTGCCCGCCACCCAGGCGCTGTTCGACGGCTATGTGAAGTCGGGCAAGATGCCGGGTATCGTCGCCGCGATCGGGCTGCAGGGACGACCGCCGATGTTCGTCGCCGCCGGGCGGACGGGGATCGAGCCGAATGCACCCGCCGCCACCCCCGACAGCCTGTGGCGGGTCTATTCGATGACCAAGCCGATCACCGCCATGGCCGCGATGATCCTGATCGAGGAGGGTAAGCTGAAGCTCGATCAGCCGCTGTCCGACATCTATCCAGCGTACAAGCAGATGCGGGTGCTGACCAATCCGCAGGCGTCGCTCGACAGCCGCCCGGCGACCAACCCGATCACGATCCGCGAGTTGATGACCCACACGGCCGGGCTGGGATACAGCTTCACCGCGAAAGGCCCGCTGCTCAAGGAATATGAGCGGCTGGGGCTGGTGCCCTTCGCCGCCAATGCGCAGGTCGAGGCGAAGGTCCGCCCGACCCGCCCCGCCACGCTCCAGCAATTCGCCGAGCGTGCCGCCCGTGTTCCACTGGTCGCCGAGCCGGGGACGCGGTGGAGCTATTCGATGGGCCTCGACGTGCTGGCGGCGGTGGTCGAAAAGGTATCGGGCATGCCGTTCGAACGCTTCGTCCAGACGCGGCTGTTCACGCCGTTGAAGATGACGTCGAGCTTTTGGCAGGTGCCCGCATCGGCGGCCAAGCGGCTGGTCAGCAACTATACCTTCTTGGGCGACACGTTGATCCCGGTCGATCCGGCGGCCGGGTCGGTCTTTCGCCAAGCGCCCAGCTTTCCCTATGGCGGCGCGGGGCTGGTAATGTCGGCGCGCGATTATGACCGCTTCCTCCAGATGCTCCAGAATGAAGGGCAGGTGGACGGGGTGCGGGTGATGAAGCCGGGGACGGTGAAGCTCGCCATGTCCAACCTGTTACCGCCGGGCGTGACCTTCGGCGGTGTCGGGGGGGCGACCGGCGGCGCGTCGGGCGAGGCGGCGATGGGCTTTGGTGCGGGCGGATCGGTGACACTGGCCGATATGCCGGGCGGGCCGGGCAAGGGCACCTATGGCTGGGGCGGCGCGGCGGGCACCATCGCCTATGTCGATCCGACCCGGCATGTGCGCGGGGTCGTGATGGTCAATTATTTTCCCGCCGACCGCTATCCGCTGCGTCAGGATCTGGCGAAGGCGCTGTATCCGGATCTGGGACGGATGGCGAAGTGA
- a CDS encoding A/G-specific adenine glycosylase, with amino-acid sequence MDAKHSSSPDTPATRLLAWYDRHARDLPWRSKPGEVPDPYRVWLSEVMLQQTTVAAVTPRFTAWVARWPDVVSLAAASDEDIMAAWAGLGYYARARNLVKAARAVVAEHGGRFPTTEAGLRALPGLGAYTAAAVAAIAFGERAVVVDANVERVVARLFAITTPLPAARPAIREATDRITPDTRAGDFAQAMMDLGSSICTVKKPQCLLCPIAVDCRARAEGGAETLPAKAPKKARPYRHGTVFWIEQKGRVWLVRRPDKGMLGGMRALPTGPWVDERPGLADAPGQGPWTMLNETVVHGFTHFELELALARTEGEPDDRSVGEWWPIGDLGTAGLPTLFARAADLLKRA; translated from the coding sequence GTGGACGCCAAGCATTCATCATCGCCCGATACGCCCGCCACCCGGCTGCTCGCCTGGTACGACCGGCATGCCCGCGACCTGCCTTGGCGCAGCAAACCGGGGGAGGTGCCCGATCCCTACCGCGTCTGGTTGTCCGAGGTGATGCTGCAACAGACGACGGTGGCGGCGGTCACGCCCCGCTTCACCGCCTGGGTGGCGCGCTGGCCTGATGTCGTCAGCTTGGCGGCGGCGTCGGACGAGGACATCATGGCCGCCTGGGCGGGGCTGGGCTATTATGCCCGTGCCCGCAATCTGGTGAAGGCCGCGCGGGCTGTGGTCGCCGAGCATGGCGGGCGCTTTCCGACGACCGAGGCGGGGTTGCGGGCGCTACCGGGGCTGGGGGCCTATACGGCGGCGGCGGTCGCGGCGATCGCGTTCGGCGAGCGCGCGGTGGTGGTCGATGCCAATGTCGAGCGCGTCGTCGCCCGGCTGTTTGCCATCACGACCCCGCTGCCCGCCGCGCGGCCCGCGATCCGCGAGGCCACCGACCGGATTACGCCCGACACGCGCGCGGGTGATTTTGCGCAGGCGATGATGGATTTGGGCTCCTCCATCTGCACGGTGAAGAAGCCGCAATGCCTGCTCTGCCCGATCGCGGTGGATTGCAGGGCGAGGGCGGAGGGGGGCGCCGAGACGCTGCCCGCAAAGGCGCCCAAAAAGGCGCGGCCCTATCGTCACGGCACCGTCTTCTGGATCGAGCAAAAGGGGCGCGTCTGGCTGGTCCGCCGCCCGGACAAGGGGATGCTGGGCGGTATGCGCGCGCTGCCGACCGGACCCTGGGTCGATGAGCGGCCCGGGCTGGCCGATGCGCCGGGGCAGGGGCCGTGGACGATGCTGAACGAGACGGTCGTGCATGGCTTCACCCATTTCGAGCTGGAACTGGCATTGGCGCGGACCGAGGGCGAGCCGGACGATAGGAGCGTGGGGGAGTGGTGGCCGATAGGGGACCTTGGAACCGCAGGGCTGCCCACCTTGTTCGCGCGGGCAGCCGATCTGTTGAAAAGGGCCTGA
- a CDS encoding DUF721 domain-containing protein yields MSKRVRAPQEPPPRSNRPRAVSELLPAIGGAAFRRFGFVQSAIVSRWPDIVGPRLSTASAPESIRFPQGEKQNGVLTLVVRGAHAPMMQHIAPEIIERVNRFFGYPAVARLQIRQGELPMAAPRRAPAPPPQPVPPEMGEGLRQIADPELRAVLESLAAGVAATRGLPKVS; encoded by the coding sequence ATGAGCAAGCGCGTCCGCGCCCCCCAGGAGCCGCCCCCCCGTTCCAACCGCCCCCGCGCGGTGTCCGAATTGCTGCCCGCCATCGGCGGCGCGGCCTTTCGCCGCTTCGGTTTCGTCCAGAGCGCGATCGTCAGCCGCTGGCCCGATATCGTCGGCCCGCGCCTGTCGACCGCCAGCGCCCCCGAATCGATTCGCTTTCCGCAGGGCGAGAAGCAGAACGGCGTGCTGACCCTGGTCGTGCGCGGCGCCCACGCACCGATGATGCAGCATATCGCGCCCGAGATCATCGAGCGGGTGAACCGCTTCTTCGGCTATCCGGCGGTCGCCCGGCTCCAGATCCGGCAGGGCGAGCTGCCGATGGCCGCCCCGCGTCGCGCGCCCGCCCCCCCGCCCCAGCCGGTGCCGCCGGAAATGGGCGAAGGGCTGCGCCAGATCGCGGACCCGGAGCTTCGCGCCGTGCTCGAGTCGCTTGCCGCAGGCGTCGCTGCGACGCGCGGCCTACCCAAGGTTTCGTGA